Proteins found in one Hoplias malabaricus isolate fHopMal1 chromosome 17, fHopMal1.hap1, whole genome shotgun sequence genomic segment:
- the irg1l gene encoding immunoresponsive gene 1, like, with translation MLSKVQRSFRPLNTLCVVRALHKSALEVADRPASEETVTRSFGRFIHSVQPRHLSPKVLQRSKRMVLDSIGVGLLGSTTEVFELALQHCQHMYAPDDISFVYGRSGTKLSPTLAAFVNGVAAHSMDFDDTWHPATHPSGAVLPALLAISDMLPVNSKPNGLELLLAFNIGIEIQGRLMRFSNEAQNIPKRFHPPSVVGTMGSAAACARLLSLDRSQCSNALAIAASLAGAPMANAATQSKPLHIGNASRLGLEAALLASRGLEASPLVLDSVPGVSGFSAFYEDYAPRSLAHPEEEEHIFLLEEQDIAFKRFPAHLGMHWVADAAAIVHKTLESISEGSISPSMVQDILLRVPHSKYINRPFPESEHQARHSFQFNACTALLDGEVTVQSFQPEALQRPELHALLSRVRVENPHDNPANFDHMYGEVEVTLVSGDVIRGHCDTFYGHWRNPLSDESLVRKFRSNAGAVLSPRKTDELVEAVDELEFLTNCKPLLTPLQ, from the exons ATGCTTTCCAAAGTACAG AGATCCTTCAGACCCCTGAACACCCTGTGTGTGGTAAGAGCACTGCACAAATCTGCACTTGAAG TGGCAGATCGTCCAGCTTCTGAGGAAACTGTGACCAGAAGTTTTGGCAGATTCATCCACAGTGTCCAGCCAAGGCATCTGTCTCCAAAAGTGCTTCAGCGCAGCAAACGCATGGTGCTGGACAGCATTGGTGTGGGGCTGCTGGGAAGCACCACTGAAGTCTTTGAGTTGGCTCTTCAGCACTGCCAG CACATGTATGCTCCTGATGACATCAGCTTTGTCTACGGGCGCAGTGGCACCAAGCTCTCCCCGACTTTGGCTGCTTTTGTCAATGGAGTGGCG GCACATTCCATGGACTTTGATGACACCTGGCACCCTGCCACTCACCCCTCTGGAGCAGTGCTTCCTGCCCTCCTCGCCATTAGTGACATGTTGCCTGTTAACAGCAAGCCGAATGGTCTGGAGCTTCTGTTGGCCTTCAACATAGGCATTGAGATCCAAGGTCGGCTGATGAGGTTCTCCAACGAGGCCCAAAACATTCCTAAAAG GTTTCACCCCCCTAGTGTGGTGGGGACAATGGGCAGTGCTGCAGCCTGTGCCCGCCTCCTTTCCCTGGACCGCTCACAGTGCAGTAATGCCTTAGCCATTGCTGCCTCTTTGGCAGGTGCCCCAATGGCCAATGCTGCCACTCAGTCCAAACCCCTCCACATTGGCAATGCCTCTCGTCTGGGTCTTGAGGCTGCCCTCCTGGCCTCTCGTGGGCTTGAGGCCAGCCCGCTGGTCCTGGACTCAGTTCCAGGGGTTTCTGGCTTTAGTgctttctatgaagattatgctCCTCGCTCACTGGCTCAccctgaggaggaggagcatATCTTCCTGCTGGAGGAGCAAGACATAGCCTTCAAGCGATTCCCAGCCCATTTGGGAATGCACTGGGTGGCCGATGCTGCCGCCATTGTCCATAAAACCCTAGAGAGTATCTCTGAGGGAAGCATCTCCCCAAGCATGGTGCAGGACATCCTGCTGAGAGTTCCCCATTCCAAGTACATTAATCGACCTTTCCCAGAGTCTGAGCACCAGGCTCGCCACTCCTTCCAGTTCAATGCTTGCACTGCTCTGCTGGATGGGGAGGTAACCGTCCAGTCCTTCCAGCCAGAGGCCCTCCAGAGGCCCGAGCTCCATGCCCTACTGTCCCGTGTCCGAGTTGAGAACCCCCACGACAACCCAGCCAACTTCGACCATATGTATGGTGAGGTGGAGGTCACTTTGGTTAGTGGAGATGTGATCAGAGGCCATTGTGATACCTTCTATGGCCACTGGAGGAACCCTCTCAGTGATGAGAGCCTGGTGAGAAAATTCCGCAGCAATGCTGGGGCAGTGCTTAGCCCAAGGAAGACAGATGAACTTGTAGAAGCTGTAGACGAACTGGAGTTCCTGACCAACTGTAAACCACTGCTTACTCCACTGCAGTAA